TTATTCACACTTTTGCCAGCGACCTTGATGTAATAAACACATCAATAACTACAAACGATATTCACCTCAGCGTTGACAATACAATCTCATGCGGGCTTATCATTAATGAATTATTTACAAATTCTTTAAAATATGCATTCCCTTCCTCTTTTAAGGGCAATAAAGAATTAAGCCTCTCCATCTCTCTAAGTAAGAAGGGGATATTCACTCTTTCTGTAAAAGATAACGGAATAGGCCTTCCTAAAAATATAAATATTGACAAATCAGAATCATTGGGAATGCGCTTAATTAAAATACTGGCCGAAGATCAATTAAACGGTAAAATTTCAATTTCCGGAGATAAAGGGGCGTGCTTTACAATTACTTTTCCGGGAAAAACTGTTAACATATAATTGGCTGTTATGACGAATCGAGTGGATAATTTCAGGGAATATTAAATAAGCTGATAAAATACTGTATGATGATTTCACAAAAAAGTTTTGCTTTGAATGCCGGCATCTGCTAATTTCCCCCCGGAAAATATTAAAAAGTGAACGCCCGGAATCAAATTCTGTTTGAGTCCCGATTTTACTATGTTTATAATCAAAAAGAAATCGGGACGAGTTTATTTGATTCAGAGAGCTTTTTGACATTTTCAGGAGATTTGCAGCAGCCGGCGTTTTTTGGGCACTTTTTTCTGAAAAAAGTGCCGTACCGAAAGTAATAAGATTCAGACTATCTTTAAACTGAATCAACCCATTTTATTATCATAACCTCTTTTTATATGCAAGACTTGATCATAATTACCCATGCAATTCGACATATACTCACATAATTCCTTGTTTTTTATTGATTTTATTTTTATATTTATATACTTATTTCTTGATAAATGGTGTGCAGTCATGGCTGGATATCTTAAATTCGCCTTTCTATTTTTTACAGGGATTGCTGCAGGTTTTATAAATGTAAACGCGGGCGGCGGTTCATCTCTTACACTGCCTGTTCTTCTTTTTCTCGGGCTTGACGCGTCCGTTGCAAATGGAACAAATCGTATAGGCATAGTCATCCAGACACTTTCATCAGTCTCATCCTTTAAGAAACAAACTTATTCCGATTTTAAAACAAGCCTGAAATTCGCATTATGTACTTTACCCGGTGCAATAGCAGGTGCTCTGATTTCTGTACGCATCAGCGATGAGCTGTTTAAAAAAATTCTCGGGATAATCCTGATAGGCATTATCTTTACCCTCTTCCTTAAACCTGGTTACAGACAAAATATTACAGAAAGCAAGATTAGCAAATCCTGGCTCGTATATCCTCTTCTTGTACTTATCGGATTTTACGGAGGGTTCATACAAGTGGGTGTCGGTTTTCTTTTGATGTCAGCGCTTTATTATACTATCCGAATCTCTCTTGTAAAAGTAAATATGCACAAAGTTTTTATTATTCTGTTCTACACACTTCCTACAATTGCAGTCTTTGCTTTAACACAGAATTTAAATCTTGTTATAGGCCTTGTTCTTGGTTCAGGTATGGCAATCGGCGGCTGGTGGGGTGCACGTTTTGCTGTGAAAAAAGGTGATAAATTCATCCGATGGGTTCTTGCAATTACCATAATTATCATTGTAATAAAACTCCTTTACCCTTTTACAGGATAGAGAATTTTATACATTTTCTTTAAGGAGGTAAAACAGTGGACTCTTTAGCTCTCTCAGTTCAGAAAAAAATCCTTCTTCCGTTAATTTCGCTGCTTCTTCTGATAAACCTTTCAATTGTAAGCGGGCAGGAACAGGCAAAAGCGAAAGATCTCTTTTCATTATCATTGAAAGAACTCATGAATGTGGAAATAACTACTGCAGGTAAAAAACCTGAGAAGGTATCCGAGATTCCTGCAAGTGTTGTTGTTATAAATAGGAAAGACATAGAGCGTTATGGATATCAATCCCTCAGAGAAATAATAGAAAATGTTCCCGGCTTTTATATGATTGACGATTATTTCTGGATCGGCGGATACAACTTCGGAGTAAGGGGATTTTACTCAACCGGTGTTTTTAATGATGTTGTAATTCTTGTTGACGGAGTAAGCCAGAAAGAAGACTACTACGACTCATACAACCTGTCCAAAATCAACATACCTGTTCAGGCAATCGACCGTATTGAGATTGTACGCGGGCCTATGTCAGTTGTGTACGGAAGCGGTGCATTTTTCGGAGCAATAAATATTGTTACGAACCTGCACACATCCGGCAAAAACAAACCTGATTATACTGCTTCCGCAATGTCAGGCTCTAATCAAATGCAGAAACTTTTTCTTCACATGTCAGGAAAAAGCAAGGATATCTCATTTGCTGCAAACGGAAGTATTTATCGTGACCATAGATCAGGAGCAAGAATTGATCAAATGGCGCCATACCCTTTTCCGGACTTTTGGGGAATTACAGATAGAAATGCAGTTGTCCGACAACGGCATAAATCTCAATACTTTAATCTTATGGCAACCTGCAGAGACGTAACAATCAATATCAGCCATACAACCAGCACACAGAATGTAGTAGACGGAGCTCCGGCTCTTCTTGACGGTGATCTTTCCCAAATCGGATCGACTAATATATCTCTCTCCTATTCAGGTAAAATTACAAATAAGCTTTCTTTTATGGGAAGGGTATCTTCCTTCTTCTATTCTCAGATAAATGAGTATGATATGTTTTCCCAATACGGTTCTTCATTGGATAATACATACGGCTATTCCAGCCAAAATACACGAAGCTGGGAAGGAGAAGCAAATTTTTTCTTTCATCCAAATAAAAACATAGATATTACAGCAGGCCTTTTTACCCATGTAACACATTACCTTCAAACAATAATCAACCTGCCTATTGTCAATTATGACAATATTCTTTATGCACTGCCGACGGATAAGAATATCATAACCCGGAGTGCATGGGCACAGGTTACTGCAAGGCTCATTCCCAATCTGAAAACAGTAGCCGGCCTGCGAATTGAGAAATTAAATAATTACGTTCTGTCAATAACAGATTTTCATGACATTACTAATCCCCGATACAAAACCCTTGTTTTTAACAGCGCCAAAGCTTCTCTTATACCGCGCATTGCTTTTATATTTACTCCGTCGCCGTCCTATGCAATTAAACTTATGTACGGCAAAGCAATTAAACAGCCATCCTACGGCCAAAATAATGAAGCATTTAAAATGATGCTCTTTAGAGGTGCTCCCTACAGCCAGCTCTATCCTGCAGAAGTGCAGACTTTGGAATTAAATTTCATTTCAAACGTTACATCATTCCTTAGGTCAAATTTATCAATATTCCGCAATAAACTAAATAATCTTATTAACAGAGAAAATTTCTATAATGAAAATAACGAACTCGAGTGGCGGATAAGCAACAGCGGGAAGATGGAAACTGCGGGAATTGAACTATGCCTTCGCCTTTCACCTGTTTCTATCTGGGATATTAGTACAAGTATTACTTTGCAGCACACATCAAATAAAAAGAACCCTGTAACAAACAGGGCTCCCGGATATGCGCCTAAGGTGCTTGCATACATAAAATCAGGATTAGCACTTTCCCGCGGAGCGTATCTTTCCTTTACCGGAAGGTACATAGGGAAAATGCGTACCTCATGGGATACTGTATCTCAAAGCCGTATAGGCAATGCCATTGATCCTTATTTTATTCTGGATTCCAATTTCCATTTTTCTCCCGGATTCATGAAAAATAATTTCATCTCATGTCATTTTTACAATATTCTAAATAGAACCATCAGGTATCCTGCTACAGGAAACAGTAAATGGGCGACATTCGGGACAATAGGAATGGGCAGGACAATATTCATCACCTTGGGCCATAATTGGTAACATGCTGAATATCAAAAAAAAGTATATTTAAATGCAGAATTACCGGAATAAAAAGCCGTCATCCTGACGGCTGATAAATTACATCCTGTTAAAACTATCAGGTACTCATTGACATTAAAAATTCTTTATTGTTTTTTGTACCTTTCATCTTCCCCTTAAGGAACTCTATTGCTTCTGTCATACTCAAGTTATTCAGCACCTTACGTAAAATCCATACTCTATTAAGCTCGGATTTGGACAAGAGGAGTTCCTCTTTTCTTGTTCCGGATTTATTTATGTCAATTGCAGGGAATATTCTTCTGTCCGAAAGCTCACGGTTAAGCTGAATTTCCATATTACCAGTACCTTTAAATTCCTCAAAAATAACTTCATCCATTCTGCTTCCTGTATCAATCAAGGCCGTAGCAATTATAGTAAGGCTTCCGCCTTCTTCAACATTACGTGCAGCACCGAAAAATCTCTTGGGCTTATGCAAAGCATTGGAATCAACGCCTCCGGAAAGTATCTTGCCTGAATGCGGCACTACAACATTATGCGCACGTGCAAGCCTGGTAATCGAATCAAGAAGGATAACTACATCATGTCCGTATTCAACCAGCCTCTTGGATTTTTCCAAAACCATCTCTGCAACCTGAACATGCCTTTCAGCAGGTTCGTCAAAAGTTGAACTGATAACCTCCGCATCAACAGAACGCTGCATATCAGTAACCTCTTCAGGCCTTTCATCTATAAGAAGAACAATCAATTTTATATCAGGATGGTTCTTCTTAATTGCATTTGCAATCTTCTGCAGAATTATTGTTTTACCTGTTCTCGGCTGAGCAACTATTAATCCACGCTGCCCCATACCTATTGGAGTAAGCATGTTCATTATTCTTGTAGTATAATCACGGGCATCATTTTCAAGATTAACCCGTTCTGTAGGATAAAGCGGGGTAAGGTTGTCAAAGAGAATCTTTGTCTTTGCAATTTCCGGATTTTCGTAATTTACAGCCTCTACTTTAATAAGAGCAAAAAATCTCTCATTATCTTTTGGCGGCCGGATCTGTCCTGAAACAATGTCTCCTGTCCTCAAACTAAATCTTTTAATCTGTGACGGCGATACATAGATATCATCTGGGCCAGGTAGATAGTTAGTATCTGCTGACCTTAAAAAACCGTATCCATCCGGCAGAATCTGCAGTACTCCTTCTGAAAAAATATTTCCGTCCTTTTGTGTCTGTGCTTCCAAAATGGAAAAGATCATCGCCTGCTTTTTCAATCCGGAGTAACCTGGGATGTTAAGCTCTTTTGCAAGATCAGTCAATTCGGAAATCTTCATGTTCTTCAATTCTGTAATATTCATTGTCATAAATCATCACTCCAATAAAATCCAAGTCTTAAAAGCACTCAATAAACGTGCTTCCATTCATTTAATAGTAATTATTTTGATAACACATATAGGACTGGTAGACATGCCGCTTGCACGAAAGCGGAAAGGATGTTGGACTTTCTGCCTACGCCTGTTGTTCCCTTTGATGCAATTATAAAAGAAGAACTATATTGTTATGTGTAAATTTATACATTTTTATGTTTTTGTCAAGCATTTTATGATTTTTTTCCATTAAAACCATATTCTTGACAAATGCATTTAATTTCACTATCTTTGAATAATTTAATTAAACAGAGGATTTTTTGCCATGCCTGAAAGATTTCTAAACGTTTACCTTGATTATGCTGCAACAACGCCTGTAGACAAAAGAGTACTATATGCAATGAATCCTTTTTTTACTGAGGTATTCGGGAATCCATCTTCTACTCACTCCTTTGGCAGAAAAGCGAGAGAAAGGGTTGAAAAAGCCCGCAAACAAGTCGCATATATTATAAATGCAGACCCTCATGAAATTATTTTCACAAGCGGCGGGACAGAATCAGATAACACTGCAATTAAAAGCACTGCTTTTAAATTAAAAAGCAGGGGCAATCACATAATTACTACATCAATTGAGCACCATGCTGTGCTTCATACATGTGCGTTCCTGGAGCGGAATGGTTACAAGATTACTTACCTCCCTGTTGATGAATACGGATTAATTGATCCAGGTACTCTTGAGAAATCAATTACTGATAAAACCATACTTATTTCCGTTATGCACGCTAACAATGAAACAGGCACAATTCAGCCTATTCAGGAAGTCAGCAGCATAGCAAAAAAGCATAACATTCTTTTTCATGTTGACGCAGTGCAGACTTACGGCCATCTTAAAATTGATGTAAAAGCCATGGGTATTGATCTTTTATCACTATCCGCACATAAGCTCTACGGGCCCAAAGGAGTCGGAGCTCTTTATATCAGAGAAGGAATACCTTTCGAACCGTTTATGCACGGAGGTGCACAGGAAGATAAAAGACGGGCCACTACAGTAAATGCTGCAGGTATTGCAGGATTGGGAACAGCAGCAGCCCTGGCTTTGGAAGAGTCAGAACAGGAAAATATACGAATCACTACTTTACGGGACGAACTTCTTGAAAAGATTTTTTCTTCAATTGACAGAGTAAAACTTAACGGGCACAGGGAAAAACGCCTTCCGAATAATATAAACATTTCAATAGAAGGTGTCGAAGGCGAATCTCTTTTGATGGCTCTTGACGACAGAGGTATAGGTGCTTCCAGCGGCTCTGCATGCAGCGCAGGTTCAGGAAGCCCCTCACATGTATTAAAAGCCATGGGCCTTTCTACTGAAGCGATCAGCGGAAGCCTTCGGCTTACTCTCGGACGTTTCACAACTAAAGAAGAGATAGATTATTGTGCTGATGTTTTAAAAGAAGTTGTGGACAAACTGCGTAAATTGTCATCCTTTTAAATTTAAGGGCCATAATGAAAAATTCCCAAATAGTTGCTGAAATAAACCGGTTAAAAAAAGAACATGATGCTGTAATTCTTGCGCATAACTACCAGATACCTGAAGTGCAGGAAATAGCAGACTTTTTAGGAGATTCTCTGGACCTTTCAAAAAAGGCAGCCAAAGATTCTCACTCTACAATTATTTTTTGCGGTGTTAAATTCATGGCTGAAACAGCAAAAATTCTTTCACCTCAAAAAAAAGTATTTATCCCGCGTCTTGAAGCTGGATGCCCCATGGCAGACATGGCAGACACTGATTCTATCCGGGAGATGAAAGAGAAACACCCTCTTGCAAAGGTTGTCACATATGTAAACTCAACAGCCGAGGTCAAGGCTTTAAGCGATGTATGCTGCACATCGGCAAACAGTATCAACGTTGTTAACAATATTGATGCTGATGAGATAATTTTTGCTCCGGATAAAAATCTTGGTGCATATACACAGCGCTTTTCAGATAAAAAAATTATTCTCTGGGATGGATTTTGTTACGTACATACACAATTCACTCCAGATGAAGTTGAGAATGCTAAAAAAAAATATCCTGAGGCTGTTGTAATGGTCCATCCGGAATGCAGCCCTGAAGTAATTGATAAAAGCGACAAAGTTTTTTCCACAAGCGGCATGATAAAGTTTGCAGAAGAATCCGAAAATAAAATATTTATCGTGGGTACGGAAGAGGGTTTGATTCACAGGCTGCAGAGAGAAAATCCGGATAAAACCTTCCTCTCTCTCGGCAGTGCAAAAGCATGTTCCGGAATGAAATCGATACGCTTGATCGATGTTTACAACTCTCTTCGTGAAGGACAGTATGTCGTTGAAGTAGATTCGGACATTATGGATAAGGCTCGTACTGCTCTTGAAAAGATGATTGACTATGTATAAGAAAAAAATCGCAGTAGCAATGAGCGGCGGTGTCGATTCATCTGTTGCAGCCGCTTTCTTAAAAAAGAAAGGATTTGATTTAATTGGCATTACAATGACTCTAGGGCACAACAATAAGAGTGATATCGAAGATGCCAGGCATGTTGCATCAATTCTTGGAATCCCCCATCATGTTGTTTCTCTAAAGGAAGAATTCAGCAAAACTGTTATATCATATTTTATTGAAGAGTACCACAGGGGGCGTACACCGAATCCATGTGCAAAATGCAACCCGGCTATAAAGTTCGGAGCTCTGTTTGACAAAGCAGAAGAACTCGGTGCAGATTATATTGCAACAGGCCATTATGCAGTAATAAACTATTCTGAATCTGATAAAAGATACATTTTACAAAGGGGTAAGGAAAAAGGAAAAGATCAATCATATTTTCTATCCCGTCTGTCTCAGGAAGCTCTTTCCAGAATACTCTTTCCTATCGGCACTTATACTAAGGAGAAGATTCGTTCCCTTGCTGACAAATTCGGCCTTCCTGTTGCAGAAAAAAAAGGCAGCCAGGAAGTTTGTTTTATCATAAATGAATCAGTCTCAGACTTTATTAAAAAAAC
This DNA window, taken from bacterium, encodes the following:
- a CDS encoding sulfite exporter TauE/SafE family protein; the protein is MAGYLKFAFLFFTGIAAGFINVNAGGGSSLTLPVLLFLGLDASVANGTNRIGIVIQTLSSVSSFKKQTYSDFKTSLKFALCTLPGAIAGALISVRISDELFKKILGIILIGIIFTLFLKPGYRQNITESKISKSWLVYPLLVLIGFYGGFIQVGVGFLLMSALYYTIRISLVKVNMHKVFIILFYTLPTIAVFALTQNLNLVIGLVLGSGMAIGGWWGARFAVKKGDKFIRWVLAITIIIIVIKLLYPFTG
- a CDS encoding TonB-dependent receptor, which produces MDSLALSVQKKILLPLISLLLLINLSIVSGQEQAKAKDLFSLSLKELMNVEITTAGKKPEKVSEIPASVVVINRKDIERYGYQSLREIIENVPGFYMIDDYFWIGGYNFGVRGFYSTGVFNDVVILVDGVSQKEDYYDSYNLSKINIPVQAIDRIEIVRGPMSVVYGSGAFFGAINIVTNLHTSGKNKPDYTASAMSGSNQMQKLFLHMSGKSKDISFAANGSIYRDHRSGARIDQMAPYPFPDFWGITDRNAVVRQRHKSQYFNLMATCRDVTINISHTTSTQNVVDGAPALLDGDLSQIGSTNISLSYSGKITNKLSFMGRVSSFFYSQINEYDMFSQYGSSLDNTYGYSSQNTRSWEGEANFFFHPNKNIDITAGLFTHVTHYLQTIINLPIVNYDNILYALPTDKNIITRSAWAQVTARLIPNLKTVAGLRIEKLNNYVLSITDFHDITNPRYKTLVFNSAKASLIPRIAFIFTPSPSYAIKLMYGKAIKQPSYGQNNEAFKMMLFRGAPYSQLYPAEVQTLELNFISNVTSFLRSNLSIFRNKLNNLINRENFYNENNELEWRISNSGKMETAGIELCLRLSPVSIWDISTSITLQHTSNKKNPVTNRAPGYAPKVLAYIKSGLALSRGAYLSFTGRYIGKMRTSWDTVSQSRIGNAIDPYFILDSNFHFSPGFMKNNFISCHFYNILNRTIRYPATGNSKWATFGTIGMGRTIFITLGHNW
- the rho gene encoding transcription termination factor Rho, with the translated sequence MNITELKNMKISELTDLAKELNIPGYSGLKKQAMIFSILEAQTQKDGNIFSEGVLQILPDGYGFLRSADTNYLPGPDDIYVSPSQIKRFSLRTGDIVSGQIRPPKDNERFFALIKVEAVNYENPEIAKTKILFDNLTPLYPTERVNLENDARDYTTRIMNMLTPIGMGQRGLIVAQPRTGKTIILQKIANAIKKNHPDIKLIVLLIDERPEEVTDMQRSVDAEVISSTFDEPAERHVQVAEMVLEKSKRLVEYGHDVVILLDSITRLARAHNVVVPHSGKILSGGVDSNALHKPKRFFGAARNVEEGGSLTIIATALIDTGSRMDEVIFEEFKGTGNMEIQLNRELSDRRIFPAIDINKSGTRKEELLLSKSELNRVWILRKVLNNLSMTEAIEFLKGKMKGTKNNKEFLMSMST
- the nifS gene encoding cysteine desulfurase NifS; the encoded protein is MPERFLNVYLDYAATTPVDKRVLYAMNPFFTEVFGNPSSTHSFGRKARERVEKARKQVAYIINADPHEIIFTSGGTESDNTAIKSTAFKLKSRGNHIITTSIEHHAVLHTCAFLERNGYKITYLPVDEYGLIDPGTLEKSITDKTILISVMHANNETGTIQPIQEVSSIAKKHNILFHVDAVQTYGHLKIDVKAMGIDLLSLSAHKLYGPKGVGALYIREGIPFEPFMHGGAQEDKRRATTVNAAGIAGLGTAAALALEESEQENIRITTLRDELLEKIFSSIDRVKLNGHREKRLPNNINISIEGVEGESLLMALDDRGIGASSGSACSAGSGSPSHVLKAMGLSTEAISGSLRLTLGRFTTKEEIDYCADVLKEVVDKLRKLSSF
- the nadA gene encoding quinolinate synthase NadA; its protein translation is MKNSQIVAEINRLKKEHDAVILAHNYQIPEVQEIADFLGDSLDLSKKAAKDSHSTIIFCGVKFMAETAKILSPQKKVFIPRLEAGCPMADMADTDSIREMKEKHPLAKVVTYVNSTAEVKALSDVCCTSANSINVVNNIDADEIIFAPDKNLGAYTQRFSDKKIILWDGFCYVHTQFTPDEVENAKKKYPEAVVMVHPECSPEVIDKSDKVFSTSGMIKFAEESENKIFIVGTEEGLIHRLQRENPDKTFLSLGSAKACSGMKSIRLIDVYNSLREGQYVVEVDSDIMDKARTALEKMIDYV
- the mnmA gene encoding tRNA 2-thiouridine(34) synthase MnmA — translated: MYKKKIAVAMSGGVDSSVAAAFLKKKGFDLIGITMTLGHNNKSDIEDARHVASILGIPHHVVSLKEEFSKTVISYFIEEYHRGRTPNPCAKCNPAIKFGALFDKAEELGADYIATGHYAVINYSESDKRYILQRGKEKGKDQSYFLSRLSQEALSRILFPIGTYTKEKIRSLADKFGLPVAEKKGSQEVCFIINESVSDFIKKTSSRDLKPGKILDTEGNILGMHNGIESFTIGQRKGLGIALGRPVYVTGIDAETGSVYIGDNDDLYKKGFIGTNPNWIAIPGLTKPLRVETRIRYMHKPRISTLMPAENGSIIVEFDKTQRAITPGQLGVFYDKDTVIGSAWIDTVLQ